A region of Vibrio chagasii DNA encodes the following proteins:
- a CDS encoding AzlD domain-containing protein yields the protein MNTTTFILITLAMAAATFVIRFSVIGLAGKFEMSERFKKTLRFVPVTVLPAIIAVEILGAGPDMEFDLHNPKVLAAIVCTLVSLRFDLIWVVISGVASLIFFQHVMPTFFM from the coding sequence ATGAATACTACAACTTTTATTCTTATTACTCTTGCGATGGCAGCGGCGACCTTTGTTATTCGGTTCTCAGTGATTGGTTTAGCTGGTAAGTTTGAGATGTCGGAACGATTCAAAAAGACGCTGCGCTTTGTCCCGGTTACGGTTTTACCTGCGATTATTGCTGTCGAGATATTAGGAGCAGGGCCAGATATGGAATTTGATCTACACAACCCAAAAGTATTGGCCGCAATTGTTTGTACGCTTGTGAGCCTGCGCTTCGATTTGATTTGGGTGGTAATCAGTGGCGTTGCATCGCTGATATTTTTCCAACACGTCATGCCTACCTTTTTTATGTAA